In Deinococcus psychrotolerans, a genomic segment contains:
- a CDS encoding isoprenylcysteine carboxyl methyltransferase family protein — MKAAKLTPYLVAALVVQRLLEVRRARQNEAWAREGGATEYGREHYPLFFVLHPAWLLGLWVEGRANKGEVRWGWLLTALALQPLRYWIMHTLGKQWNTRILIVPNAERVTGGPFRYFKHPNYMVVVAELLSVPLSVGATRTALWASLFNAALLLLIRIPAENRALKEYERQTS; from the coding sequence ATGAAAGCCGCCAAGCTGACGCCGTATCTGGTCGCCGCTCTGGTTGTTCAGCGCCTCCTCGAAGTGCGCCGCGCCCGCCAGAACGAAGCTTGGGCACGCGAGGGCGGCGCAACCGAATACGGACGTGAGCATTACCCGCTCTTTTTCGTGCTGCATCCGGCGTGGCTGCTGGGACTCTGGGTCGAGGGCCGCGCCAACAAAGGCGAGGTGCGCTGGGGCTGGCTGCTCACAGCGCTCGCGCTTCAGCCGCTGCGCTACTGGATCATGCACACGCTGGGCAAGCAGTGGAACACCCGAATTTTGATTGTGCCGAATGCGGAGCGCGTCACCGGCGGGCCGTTTCGGTACTTCAAACACCCCAATTATATGGTGGTGGTCGCCGAGCTCCTGAGCGTCCCATTGAGCGTGGGGGCGACCCGCACCGCTTTGTGGGCCAGCTTGTTCAATGCTGCTTTGCTGCTGCTGATCCGCATTCCCGCCGAGAACCGGGCGCTGAAAGAATACGAACGTCAGACCTCATGA
- a CDS encoding DUF4129 domain-containing protein, with amino-acid sequence MTPALFLAALPWTALGLQAWWLCLAQSVAVGLIIRSSAKSAATLALSLLPLALLAALLQLPDLRSAALTFVITGPLSLVLAAGIHSLRGGQRWALLLPAGVLLLAPTPLGLLGLLIGAVGLGGREQLGEAQALRPPTAPRFNRSLGIAGAALLAVLLAVAALPRPAPLHLDRTPIDVVQRITRPAAPPTALPGTPVSRVPKPPTPARIREAATVATLLNAANLPLMGMLLLCLTILRRGWKIGWGRVHPLFWVVTLVLFAAAGLFILGLLLQPEAIYRVVGTVLEPQAAQQVEAAGSARQRPPFQPLFIPTWLIWTVAALSFVLLAGAAWLVLRLKEAPEDEPIEATLTPPSPHADGEPLGRVRAAYATTLRFMAAQGLGRLESETPDELLRRAAARWPETALPLAQLTEAYRPVRYGGEVGDQQAEAAEQSAAEVQRLLHPLDQTPTPSPQRPA; translated from the coding sequence GTGACGCCCGCCCTCTTTCTCGCCGCTTTGCCGTGGACAGCGCTGGGATTACAAGCTTGGTGGTTGTGCTTGGCACAGAGCGTGGCCGTGGGCCTCATCATCAGGAGTTCTGCGAAATCGGCGGCGACGCTGGCGCTGAGCTTGCTGCCGCTGGCTTTACTGGCAGCGCTCCTACAGTTGCCCGACCTCCGCAGCGCCGCGCTGACGTTCGTCATCACTGGCCCGCTGTCGCTGGTCTTGGCGGCGGGCATTCACAGCCTGCGCGGCGGGCAACGCTGGGCGCTGCTGCTTCCGGCAGGGGTGCTGCTGCTCGCGCCGACCCCGCTGGGGTTGCTGGGCCTGCTGATCGGCGCAGTCGGACTGGGTGGCCGCGAACAGCTCGGGGAAGCCCAGGCGCTCAGGCCGCCGACTGCGCCACGCTTCAACCGGTCTTTGGGCATCGCGGGTGCGGCGCTGCTGGCCGTACTGCTGGCGGTGGCCGCTTTGCCCCGCCCCGCGCCGCTGCACCTTGACCGCACGCCGATTGACGTGGTGCAGCGCATCACCCGGCCCGCCGCCCCGCCGACTGCGTTACCCGGCACTCCAGTCAGCAGGGTGCCCAAGCCGCCCACGCCCGCCCGAATCCGCGAAGCCGCCACCGTCGCCACTTTGCTCAACGCCGCCAATTTGCCGCTGATGGGGATGCTGCTGCTATGCTTAACGATTTTGCGGCGCGGCTGGAAAATCGGTTGGGGGCGCGTTCACCCGCTGTTCTGGGTGGTGACGCTGGTGCTGTTTGCCGCCGCTGGTTTGTTTATCTTGGGCTTGCTGCTGCAACCGGAAGCCATCTACCGGGTGGTGGGCACCGTGCTTGAACCGCAGGCGGCGCAGCAAGTTGAGGCGGCTGGCAGCGCCCGCCAGAGGCCCCCCTTCCAGCCCCTTTTCATTCCGACTTGGCTGATTTGGACGGTGGCAGCACTGAGCTTCGTGCTGCTGGCGGGCGCGGCCTGGTTGGTTCTGAGGCTCAAGGAAGCTCCAGAAGATGAACCCATCGAGGCGACGCTCACTCCGCCCAGTCCCCACGCTGATGGCGAGCCGCTGGGACGGGTGCGGGCCGCTTACGCCACCACTTTGCGCTTCATGGCCGCTCAGGGATTGGGCCGATTGGAAAGCGAAACGCCCGATGAACTGCTGCGCCGCGCCGCTGCCCGCTGGCCCGAAACCGCGCTGCCGCTCGCCCAGCTCACCGAAGCTTACCGTCCGGTGCGCTACGGCGGCGAGGTCGGCGACCAGCAAGCCGAGGCCGCCGAGCAGAGCGCCGCCGAAGTCCAGCGCCTTCTGCACCCTCTAGACCAAACCCCCACCCCTTCACCCCAGAGGCCCGCATGA